The following proteins are encoded in a genomic region of Cryptomeria japonica chromosome 11, Sugi_1.0, whole genome shotgun sequence:
- the LOC131071556 gene encoding uncharacterized protein LOC131071556 has protein sequence MAFGAYKKFPSREDSSSSGYKFYENMEENPFYTINAEDNKDNHDETLTAKEQEERQWDVVILKMDDLNGDESKMAKPLKRQPDWVLGNNGNNGNNGNNGNGNNGNGNNNNQNGGGGNNGNNGNNRGNGNYQNNNYGCRPYMTIERYKQLDFNGIVGYPNQISSNLSKTHYEILSHRPTTLQQEFKTTTTIENNRKVVGRIGKRDDAKLYNLGATKKDELSQIMDMLKNVKGKKNHNEKSPPYRSNNPMNYNSPRLHDMPYNTNWRDGKLVKLNLNKETPDPLKKENNFVEEYPWCEVCNLTHVAEQCMIA, from the exons ATGGCATTTGGGGCTTATAAGAAGTTCCCTAGTAGAGAGGATTCCTCTTCATCTGGTtataaattttatgaaaatatggaagaaaatcctttctataccatAAATGCAGAAGATAATAAGGACAACCATGATGAAACCCTAACTGCTAAGGAACAGGAGGAAAGGCAGTGGGATGTAGTCATACTTAAAATGGatgacttaaatggagatgaatccaaaatggcaaagCCTCTTAAAAGACAACCAGACTGGGTATT aggtaacaatggtaaTAATGGGAATAATGGCAACAATGGTAATGGAAACAATggaaatggaaataacaataatcaAAATGGTGGTGGAGGCAACAATGGAAACAACGGTAACAATAGAGGAAATGGAAACTATCAAAATAACAACTATGGTTGCAGACCATATATGACCATTGAAAGGTATAAACAGTTGGATTTCAATGGGATAGTTGGATATCCAAATCAGATTTCAAGTAATTTAAG caAGACTCACTATGAGATTTTATCTCATAGGCCTACCACCTTGCAACAAGAATTTAAGACAACCACTACCATTGAAAATAACAGAAAAGTTGTTGGGAGAATTGGCAAGAGAGATGATGCAAAACTATATAATCTCGGAGCTACAAAGAAGGATGAGCTTagccaaatcatggacatgctgaAAAACGTGAAGGGtaagaaaaaccacaatgagaagtcGCCTCCATATAGAAGCAACAATCCAATGAATTACAATAGTCCAAGATTGCacgacatgccatataacacaaactggAGAGACGGTAAGCTAGTGAAGCTCAATCTAAACAAGGAAACTCCAGATCCATTGaaaaaagaaaacaattttgtggaggaatatccatggtgtgaagtcTGCAATCTAACCCATGTTGCAGAACAATGTATGATCGCTTAA